Below is a genomic region from Helianthus annuus cultivar XRQ/B chromosome 2, HanXRQr2.0-SUNRISE, whole genome shotgun sequence.
tcatttgttaagaaatatatgcgttcgcgaactgttcacgaacacttatcgagcGAGatattatgttcatgttcgtttgttaaggaaatgaatttgttcatgttcgtttgtgtttgtttgttaattttaggcaagaaacaaaaaaaaaaaaaaaaaccgttgacgaacacaaatgagcacaaactaatgttcatgaacacaaatggaaacaaacggacacaaacaatcgttcatgaacagaatatataatacattgacacttattagatatttaatttgtcggaattttgaagtatttaaataaatataaaaacttaaaacactaatgaactatcgaacacaaacgaacacattaccgaacgttcacgaacatgaACGAACGAACaggacctctgttcatgtttgttcatttaactaaacgaacgaaatttcttgttcgtgttcgtttgtttaataaacgaacgaacacaaacgaacttcccgccgaacagttcacaCGAACTGTTCGTCGAACGTTTGGTTCGCTTGCAGCCCTACCGATGATTAGTATTAGACAAGGAAATTTAGGCGCAAATGTACAAAACTTGGTTATTTTGACTTCTTATTAGTCTTCTTTTGGGTCAAATTGTGTTTCTACACACGCTAGAATAAAAAAAGTGCTCAATACATTACCGGTTAAATTGGGTCAAGTCTGGTTGTGTTAGCCTTTGTTGTTTTCTTAAAGTTTATATAATTAGTGTTTATTCTTTTGATGCTATAGTTTACTAACATCAAGTAGTAAATTATTAAATTACATTTTATATATTAGTTATTACGAAATTTTAAAGATTATAGAAAAAACTACTGTGTCAAGCCAGCTTGTTTGATCCATTACCcaacctgacccgacccgttcattTTGGTCACCACTGATCTATATTCTTTTATTGTATAGCTGGAAAAGTCGACTTATCAAAGTGACATAGTTTGTGTCCAAGGCTACAAAGTGAAGCGAAGTAACGCAACAATTCTTGAAGCCATTTTCGAAAAACACGGTGACATTGCATCTACCTGCGTATTCAAAACATCTTCCACAAGAACACATTTCCTCGAGGCTGTTTGTGAAGTTGTCAAACGGATCAAAACCAATAATATGACTGAGATGGTGGAAGATATAGAGTGCCAAGTGTCGGATGCAGAAGCCGCCAACATTAATGTGTCATGGATTCGAGCGCACTTTGAAGactttaacaaaaggaaggagACCAGTAAAAAGTACAGTTTGCTTTTGGAGATGAAATCAAAGACCAGTTTGGCTAAAAGAGCTGCCCAAATGGATCTGAGGGAAAGATGCGCAGAGCTAACCGGTGCGCAACAACGGTTTGAAAAGGCTGAAAGATGTGTGAAAGTAATGCATCTTGTTAAAAACAATCTAAATGACAACATCTTGGAGTctaaagctaaactagactcatgGGTAAAGCATCCAGTTGTATAGGCTAATTAATTAGATCATGTAATGGTGTGTAATTATTAGAAGTTTGCCATTAGATGTCTTGTATTTTGGTCGAATGGGGTGAACCCGTTAAGTTTAAACTTTATGCgttttaaaccttaaatgaataTAATTAGTATTTAATCCTAACACTTAATGGATCCATCCGACCGAATCGATTGAACTATTTTGATTTTGGTAATGACCTCTTCATCACATATGTACTTGCTAAACAAGTGAACCCGAACACAATCTTTATAATTAAACTGGTTAAACATGTACTAGACAATAGACATGACATCTCTTTCTTCTCCGTGAAGCTAGTCAATCACCAAGATGACTGTTggttttttaatttgttattattaatattttgtaTAATGATCTGTTTTTCAATAAGTTATACCCTTTCCtgttaattttaattttaattgtgTTAAATGTATGCTTTTGAACTAACTGAAACATAAATCCATGAGGGATGGTGATAGAAGTAGTGTGTTGTGTAGTGATTGACTAGAGTGGTTGGAACAAGGTGACTAGGTGTAATATATCAAAGTCAGTGTTTCTGAAGGGACCTAGAGTGTCAATAACTCTACATATCTCTTTCGTGTAGGGTAATTTtttgaaatatttacagacagaAACCCTTGTTTTTACGGTCAGACACCACACATCTGGTACAGATTCTAACCCTAGATGCTGCTTTTTGTTTGAAATGGAGTACACATGTTGCATAAGATGTTTGTATTGTTATGTATTAGTTGTTTAGATAGATAAGAGGAATTTGGCGTATTGTTGCCACTTGCTTTATAACATTCTTCaagttttttgtcttattatttGAATCTGTTTTTTAAAAGTTAGAAAATGTTATCACATGATCCAGTGAGTTAAAAATGAAATTACACACGTGACACCATAAACCATCACGTTATTGTTTTGACACTATAAACATCATCAATTGACAGGCTATGAACCGGGttcataaaataaaagtaaaattaTACCATGGAGATCCATCAGCCCTAGCTCGGCTCAGCTCATGAACAAGCCTACACCTGGCAAAACGGGCAGGTCGGGTGCCGGGTCAAAATGGGTCACTtcaaaaaagggttgttttggttcgggtcgaaacgggtatAAAACTAGTCAGGGCCGGCTCTGGGCCCGGCAAACCCGTGCCGACGCCCGAGGCCCAAAATTTCAAAGGGCCCGAAAAGTCTTTATaagcttgtatatatttattaaattatatatttagtatatttatCCGTTTATTATGCAAAAAAGTATTGGTGGTGTAGTGGCAAAAACCATCTTAAAATAATGTAAAGGTTCGATTCTTTGCTCCATCATGAAGTTTATtttttgtaattcatttacccttaatcataattttgggcccaattcttttcgtcgcccgaggcctaaattttttcaagagtttTCAGGGATGGCTCTGAAACTAGTTATGATTTGTTAAGTTGTAATTGCTTAGAATTTTATGATTTGCATCAAATGAAATTACGAGTGAAAGTGATCAGATTGCATATCTCACAAATTTTGTAGAAACCACAGTCAGAATTTAAAAAATTGTTGGAGTGATAACTCCTTACCGCATTGTTTTTTTTTGTCTTGTCACTTGAATCTTCTTGTTAAAAGTTTGGCATGTTATCGAAAGCATTCTGCAAGTTCAATACTTGTAACGTTTTCGATGCTTTCTTTCTGATAACAGGCTTCCGGACACCAATTAAGAAGCAATCAAGAATGGATATACCTACACCACAACAATTTGATTGTTATACAGACATGAAAATTGATGAGCGAAAGCGAAATGCGCCAAACAGTTTGTGTTGTGTGTTAGAAGGGTTAACCGATGCTCAAAATTCTGATATAAAGGATATGGGCTTTGAATCTATGAAGTGCTTTAACATACGCAACATACCAGCTGGTTTAGGGTATTGGTTGTTGCTCAACTATGATCATAAAACAAACGAGTTAAACGTTGGCAACCGTAAAATTGAAATCACACCCTCAAAGGTTCATGATGTTCTTGGAGTGCCTAAGGGGGAAATTAGCGTCTATGAAAAGCCGAAGCTGACAAAAAGAGATGCTATTAGAGAACAATGGAAGAGCCAGTTCATTACTGCTTGTATAACTATTAAACATGTGACTGAAAAGCTTAAGTCATATCGACGAGGCGGGATACTTTTTAAGCTTAACTTCCTTGTTGTCTTCAACTCTATTATGGGTGAGACAACTAAGAGTGCAACCATTAATCAAAAGTTTCTCGGGTCAATCAATAATGAAGCCGACATACCGAACATGGATTGGTGTAGTTATATCATAGCTTGCTTGAAGAGAACTAAAGAGGGATGGAGTGGTATAGAGCCCTATAACGGCCCGTTCACCGTTCTTGCGGTACGTTTGCTTATTGGTTACATAAGTTGCTTATTAACATGAAGAAATTAATATGATTTTCATTACACAACAGGTGTTATACGCACACGAACGACAACTGAAACGTAGTCCTGAAAATGCAGTAACTCCAGCGTTACAATATGTTACCACTGATTTCTTGGTTGATCTTGAGCGGTCCTTGTATGACAACGGACCGTGTTCGAATGATGACATTAAAAAGGAGGATCCGTTAACTCCAAATGTTGAAGATCACGTTCAGTCACTAGGTCCTGAAGCTCAAGGTCAAACTGTTGAAGGTCAAACTGCTATTGACCAAAATGCTAAGGTACCTGATGTAACTTCTGTTCAAACAGATCCGGTATTGAACCTAAAGGCACCCAATGGCCCACGAGGGTCTCAATCACTGTCTGGATTATCAGCTAATATAGGACATTGTAACCGGCTAGAACCGTCTAAAGACAAGAAGGTAAGTCATGCACACTGTTGAACGTTATAATCTAATTCCTTTGGGTTTGAAATGTTTGGGCCTAAGAAATTggtttaaaaaataatatttgaGCATAAACTACCGGTCTAAATTTTCATACTCACTAAAACTAATGGCTCAAAATAATGAATTTGATGATGATGGAGATAATCGCAACCAAACGGTAACAAACGAGAAGCAAAACTGTAGTTTTtggttttcgaaaaaaaaaagaaacaatacTAAACCATCGGTTATTAGTTTGGATCATGGTTTGTCAATAGCGAGCGTAGCGATCGCTGTAGCGCGCTACGTAGCGTATTTGTCTAGGCTCGCTATAATGGTTGTAGCGAGAGATAGCggcaatttatttatttatttatttaatataaattgtaattaaatatagctataaaatagctggatagtatgtttttgttaaatatacatgtaaaatagcatatatacaagggtattttgatataatatacatataaaattaatttttttctagtgtatcactgtttataaaatagccgcctgctatttatcgctattcgctatgtagcaacCTTATCGCTATTTTTCGCTATTCGCCAGTAACAACTATGGTTTGGATCGATTGTATCGCAGTGGTTTCGTCAGTTATCTCAGTTTCGGTGAATTGGTTTTTGATCACGCTACTCATAACTGTTGTTTCCTTGATTGCAGATTGGTAATAATATGGGCAAGACAAAGAAACGTGGTTGGAGAAACACAAACACTTGCATACCAAAGAAGTAACTTAAGTTTTGGAGGAAAACTTCAGATTTTGCTATAAAATTAAAGAGTTAGCCTCTTTTCAAACTCATATATGAACACAACAGGAGAAGAAGAATCAAGAATGTGTATagaaaaaatcaacaataatacAGATGACGTTTAAAACAAATATGGTTTAAATCTGTTCGTATTCAGACTAACATGTGTTGCTTTATCTTTGTAGTTACTGGATGATGATGGTgttggtgatggtgatggtgtcGGTGCCGGGGTAGGCCCCAAGCAGGTGCAATGTGAGTTGGCTGAAAATGTGTCTCTTATGTCAAATTCTGTATGTATCTCCTTATACTTCTCATATATGTTATACATTCCGAtgattagggctgcaaacgaaccgaacgaacacgaaccttgttcgtgttcatttgttaagaaatatatgcgttcgcgaactgttcacgaacacttatcgagcGAGatattatgttcatgttcgtttgttaaggaaatgaatttgttcatgttcgtttgtgtttgtttgttaattttaggcaagaaacaaaaaaaaaaaaaaaaaaccgttgacgaacacaaatgagcacaaactaatgttcatgaacacaaatggaaacaaacggacacaaacaatcgttcatgaacagaatatataatacattgacacttattagatatttaatttgtcggaattttgaagtatttaaataaatataaaaacttaaaacactaatgaactatcgaacacaaacgaacacattaccgaacgttcacgaacatgaACGAACGAACaggacctctgttcatgtttgttcatttaactaaacgaacgaaatttcttgttcgtgttcgtttgtttaataaacgaacgaacacaaacgaacttcccgccgaacagttcacaCGAACTGTTCGTCGAACGTTTGGTTCGCTTGCAGCCCTACCGATGATTAGTATTAGACAAGGAAATTTAGGCGCAAATGTACAAAACTTGGTTATTTTGACTTCTTATTAGTCTTCTTTTGGGTCAAATTGTGTTTCTACACACGCTAGAATAAAAAAAGTGCTCAATACATTACCGGTTAAATTGGGTCAAGTCTGGTTGTGTTAGCCTTTGTTGTTTTCTTAAAGTTTATATAATTAGTGTTTATTCTTTTGATGCTATAGTTTACTAACATCAAGTAGTAAATTATTAAATTACATTTTATATATTAGTTATTACGAAATTTTAAAGATTATAGAAAAAACTACTGTGTCAAGCCAGCTTGTTTGATCCATTACCcaacctgacccgacccgttcattTTGGTCACCACTGATCTATATTCTTTTATTGTATAGCTGGAAAAGTCGACTTATCAAAGTGACATAGTTTGTGTCCAAGGCTACAAAGTGAAGCGAAGTAACGCAACAATTCTTGAAGCCATTTTCGAAAAACACGGTGACATTGCATCTACCTGCGTATTCAAAACATCTTCCACAAGAACACATTTCCTCGAGGCTGTTTGTGAAGTTGTCAAACGGATCAAAACCAATAATATGACTGAGATGGTGGAAGATATAGAGTGCCAAGT
It encodes:
- the LOC110902032 gene encoding uncharacterized protein LOC110902032, whose protein sequence is MGFESMKCFNIRNIPAGLGYWLLLNYDHKTNELNVGNRKIEITPSKVHDVLGVPKGEISVYEKPKLTKRDAIREQWKSQFITACITIKHVTEKLKSYRRGGILFKLNFLVVFNSIMGETTKSATINQKFLGSINNEADIPNMDWCSYIIACLKRTKEGWSGIEPYNGPFTVLAVLYAHERQLKRSPENAVTPALQYVTTDFLVDLERSLYDNGPCSNDDIKKEDPLTPNVEDHVQSLGPEAQGQTVEGQTAIDQNAKVPDVTSVQTDPVLNLKAPNGPRGSQSLSGLSANIGHCNRLEPSKDKKIGNNMGKTKKRGWRNTNTCIPKK
- the LOC110885817 gene encoding MATH domain and coiled-coil domain-containing protein At3g58260-like — encoded protein: MTFKTNMLLDDDGVGDGDGVGAGVGPKQVQCELAENVSLMSNSLEKSTYQSDIVCVQGYKVKRSNATILEAIFEKHGDIASTCVFKTSSTRTHFLEAVCEVVKRIKTNNMTEMVEDIECQVSDAEAANINVSWIRAHFEDFNKRKETSKKYSLLLEMKSKTSLAKRAAQMDLRERCAELTGAQQRFEKAERCVKVMHLVKNNLNDNILESKAKLDSWVKHPVV